The Elusimicrobiota bacterium genome window below encodes:
- a CDS encoding nucleotide exchange factor GrpE has translation MNKENTEGQEGLITEEELNEAAEGQDRKADDKDNQIKELNSQLLRLRAEFDNYRNRVEKEKQLKYIIGKESVLSKILDFEDIFEKALESLHHWNTDENPKDIKNVIHGVALLKKEFTSFLKKEGVRHLEVIGKKIDPMYHEVIGYELCDEEEGTIIKEVQKGYSYDEYVLRPSKVIIAKARQPEEKESKKDEEHLNREEQK, from the coding sequence ATGAATAAAGAAAACACCGAAGGGCAAGAAGGACTTATTACGGAAGAAGAGCTCAATGAAGCCGCTGAAGGCCAGGACAGAAAGGCCGATGATAAGGATAATCAAATAAAAGAGTTAAACAGCCAACTGCTTCGATTGAGGGCAGAATTTGATAATTACCGTAACAGGGTTGAAAAAGAAAAACAGCTTAAGTATATAATCGGTAAAGAGAGCGTGTTATCAAAAATACTGGATTTTGAAGACATTTTTGAAAAAGCGCTTGAGTCATTGCATCACTGGAACACGGATGAAAATCCCAAGGATATAAAAAACGTGATTCATGGTGTAGCGCTGCTGAAAAAAGAATTTACAAGTTTCCTGAAAAAAGAAGGGGTCAGGCACCTGGAAGTAATCGGTAAAAAAATTGACCCAATGTATCATGAAGTTATAGGCTACGAACTTTGTGACGAAGAAGAGGGTACTATAATAAAGGAAGTGCAAAAGGGCTATTCCTATGATGAATATGTTTTGAGGCCTTCAAAAGTAATTATCGCAAAAGCCCGGCAACCGGAGGAAAAAGAATCCAAAAAGGATGAAGAGCATCTAAATAGAGAAGAACAAAAATAG
- the hrcA gene encoding heat-inducible transcriptional repressor HrcA produces MRILKPEITETRKKKILQTIIYQYITTGKPVSSDNITKNYQLSLSPASIRKIMADLEKEGFLTHPHTSSGRVPSDKGYRWFVDSLSDLQKLAVQEKRKILDEFKLHMGEMDEVFVKTSQLLSLVSNYTGFVVAPKMDRNKIKNLELVKISEDKVLVLLVTDSGFVKHYILNPVPMVDERMLRYISEMFNEKYSGVPLSEFKHRIYEIKDELEKRLKISENFMKAFSKNILSDENEHLYIEGTSNIFPALDKKNYDYLSSLIKVLEQKKMLINMLEKDIEKIKGVEVTIGKENKLPALTELSFIKTVYKSGDSPLGVLGIIGPKRMEYSKMISIVNLIGEMTNQLLSRYSK; encoded by the coding sequence ATGAGAATACTGAAACCTGAAATTACGGAAACCCGCAAAAAGAAAATATTGCAGACAATTATTTACCAATATATAACCACCGGCAAGCCGGTAAGTTCTGATAACATTACTAAGAACTACCAGCTCAGCCTTTCGCCTGCTTCCATAAGAAAAATAATGGCTGACCTGGAAAAAGAAGGTTTTCTTACCCATCCTCACACTTCTTCCGGGAGAGTGCCTTCGGACAAGGGTTACAGGTGGTTTGTGGACAGCCTTTCAGATTTGCAAAAACTTGCTGTCCAGGAAAAAAGAAAAATTCTTGATGAATTTAAACTGCACATGGGCGAAATGGATGAGGTGTTTGTTAAAACTTCCCAACTGTTGTCGCTCGTGTCCAATTATACCGGTTTTGTTGTTGCCCCTAAAATGGACAGGAACAAAATAAAAAACCTGGAACTTGTAAAAATATCCGAAGATAAGGTCCTGGTTTTGCTAGTCACCGATTCCGGATTTGTAAAACATTATATTCTAAACCCGGTGCCCATGGTTGACGAGCGTATGCTGAGATACATTTCAGAAATGTTCAATGAAAAATACTCAGGTGTACCTTTGAGCGAATTCAAACACAGAATTTATGAAATAAAGGACGAGCTGGAAAAACGCCTGAAAATTTCAGAAAACTTCATGAAAGCGTTTTCAAAAAATATACTCAGCGATGAAAATGAGCATTTGTACATAGAAGGCACCAGCAATATTTTTCCGGCCCTGGACAAAAAGAATTACGACTACCTTTCTTCGCTGATAAAAGTGCTTGAGCAAAAGAAAATGCTGATTAACATGCTTGAAAAAGATATAGAAAAAATAAAAGGCGTAGAAGTAACAATCGGGAAAGAAAACAAACTACCGGCTCTTACGGAATTATCTTTCATAAAAACAGTTTATAAAAGTGGTGACAGCCCGCTTGGCGTTTTGGGAATTATCGGGCCCAAACGCATGGAATACTCAAAAATGATTTCAATTGTAAATTTAATAGGCGAAATGACAAACCAGCTGCTAAGCAGGTATTCAAAATGA